ATTTCTACCCCACCACATCCTTTTACGATGACttggatgaagaggaggaggaggaggaggatgacaAAGATGCAGTAGGAGGTGGAGACCTAGAAGATGAAAATGAGCTTCTAGTGCCCACTGGGAAGCCCGGTCTGGGGCCCGGGACAGGCCAGCCCAACAGTCGATGGCATGCTGTCCCTCCACAGCACACTCTGGGGTCGGTCCCCGGCAGCAGCATCGCCCTCAGGCCCCGCCCAGGAGAGCCAGGCAGGGACCTGGCCTCCAGTGAAAATGGCACTGAGTGCCGCAGTGGCTTTGTGCGGCATAATGGCTCCTGCCGGTCAGTGTGTGACCTCTTCCCAAGTTACTGTCACAATGGCGGCCAGTGCTACCTGGTGGAGAACATAGGGGCCTTCTGCAGGTAAGGGCATGGCAGGCAGGTGCATAGGGACACTGAAGTGTGTATGTGAGGCCGACTCAACAGAGGGCAGTGTGACAGGCACAGCTTGCAAGAGGTTGTACAGTCGTAGGATTCCCAGGTGGAGAAATGTTCACTCAGGCTTCTACAGAATTACTTCGTAAAATACACTTCCTGTGACCTTATCACTAGGAGAGGTTCCTCAGAAATAAGATTCTGTCTTTCCTCTGTGCGTTGTGTCCTTACCCAAACCCTCAGTTACAAGGgcaaaatgaggctgggcgccgtcgctcacgcctgtaatcccagcactttgggaggccaaggtgggcagatcacttgaggtcaggagatcgagaccatcctggctaacacgtgaaaccctactaaaaatgcaaaaattagcccggcgtggtggcgggcgcctgtagtcccagctactagggaggctgagggaggagaatggtgtgaacccgggaggcggagcttgcagtgagcggagattgtgccactgcactccagcctgggcgacagagcgagactctgtatcaaataaaaaaaaaaaaaaaaacataaaaaatttagccggatgtggtggtgggcgcctgtaatcccagctactcgggaggctgaggcaggagaattgcttgaacctgggaggtggaggttgtggtgagccgagatcgcaccattgcactccagcctgggtaacaggagcgaaactctgtctcaaaaaaaaaaaaaaaaagaaaaaaagaaaaaggcaaaatgaagGGACTTCTTTAAGACTTTTGGAAAGAGGGCTGGGTTGAGGAGTGTTTGCTGGAGAGAGTTCTGGCGGTACTGGTGAGAGGGGTAGGCCCATAAACCTACTCTGTGGGTTAAAGACAGCTGCTGAACACTGCTCTGTGCCTTGTGcacagagggaggaggggccAGTTCCTCAGAAGGGATGTAGGCATGCAAACTCAAAAGGAAGGACCTTCTTGGAAACAGACCCCAAAATGCAGCTACTCACACAGGTAAAATCAAGCTGAGGGTCTTCGTATTGCAGATGGAGGGGTGTTTCTTGACTTTGGGAGGTGgcttttttctctctactttgaTGTTTGTCTACCTTGGGATATCATATCCATAATCCTTTTAAAGACTCAGAGTTTAGTTTCCCTAAGGGCATTGTCTGCAGCTCATCAGTAATTACCCTACTCACCTCACTCTTGGGAACTGCCCTCACAGTGAGGTATTTAACTTGCTGCAGAGCTTGCCGCCTGATTCCAGAAGAATCCCAGGTTGGGGTGATCAGGTGGTTTGCTTGTCTCCATCCTTTACTGGCTGTAGAAGTGGAGTAGAGCCCTCAGACTCCTTTGAGGGTTGTCTCCATTAGTCCTAAGTGGAGCACTTCTGTCATCTgactgtctctttttatttttagtagagacagcgtttcaccatattggccaggctggtctcaaactcctgacctcaagtgatccgcccacctcaacttctcaaagtgctaggattacaggcatgagccaccatgcccggccagggtATCTCTTTTTCAAGTGTCATTCTCCATCCTTCTTGTTCTTGTTCGTTCTGCAGGTATATGAAGAATTCAAGTTCCTTAAGTCCTGATGTAGTGATCAGAGAATAACATATAGAAAGCAATGAGTATTTTGTCCTTGGCATTGTAACTTGAGTTCCAGTTTCTTTCTAtgaagttcttttttgtttgtttgttttgagatgaagtcttgctctgtcgcccaggctggagtgcagtggcacaatctcgactcactgtaatctccgcctcccaggttcacaccattctcctgcctcagccgcctgagtagctgggactacaggtgcccgccaccacacccggctaattttttgtatttttagtagaaacggggtttcactgtgttagccaggatggtttcaatctcctgacctcgtgatctgcccgcctcagcctcccaaagtgctgggattacaggcatgagccactgcgcctggccgaagtTCTTTTTTATAAATGGTCATGACTTTAGGGTCACTCATAGGACGTGACCACACAGTTCTTGGAGTTGTCCAGCCACTGCCAAAAGGAGGTACTGTGATTAAGAAATTgtagcagttttattttaaaaaagaaaatatggcaataAACTAACTTGCCCATTGATTAAGGGCTACCAGAAATATGAGGAGACCCTGTGATTTTGCTCCTCAAACTTCAGTTTGGGGGACTATAGTGATGTAGCCTGGGGGTTGTGCAACCTCTTTGCAAAATCATCATCTTTCATCCTATTGGAGGCCTGGAATTTTCACCTTCAAAGTGAACTCCTCATAATAGTATGAAATTTTACAGCTCTAGAGAGCTGTAAAAATTCCCAGAATCTCCTGGAACTCTCGGAAAATTCCCAAGTAGAAGAATAAGAttgtcttcctcactaagctaCATGGCTCTGCCAGCATGGGTCTACCAGCCTCTCACTGCCTCACAAGGGCTTCTCCACGTGTCCACTCCAGTTCCCCTTGCTTAGCTTCCATCCCAGGATCACATTCGGGCCTTCCTACCAGATTCCTCCCCTGGCTGTGTACACCCAGGCCTGGCCATGGCTTGAAAACTATttttgcattccactcacaggagACTGCTGAGCCGTTTGTTGCAGACTGCAGTGTGCCTTTGTCTCTGTCACCCTGACCCACTGCAGGGAAATGAGCAGAGCTGTGGCGGAACTTCTCTAGAACACTGGAGTAGAGGGCCCCGCTTAGAGGGGTCTGCATTCCCTGGCAACCTCAAACAGATAGCCCTCCATGACGGCAGAGGCTCAGTTGGAAAACAAAGAATTTCTTGCTAGCCATGTCTCCCCACCCTATTCTAGATGTGGAGTAGCCAGTTCTCTGGTGCATAATTTCCCCATTTCTGGACCCTTTTCTCTTGTCTGTCATTCACCCTGAGGTTCATGTCCTCCCTCCTTTGCCTGCCTCTGTATCCTTCCACATCTTTCCTCTTTGAAGCAGCCTCGTTCCCATGGAAACAGCAATGTCATTGGAAGAGTTGGAGCCTGGGAATGTCcccaagggcaggagaaagtcACTCAACAAAAAGACTAAAACCCACCCAGAGGGTTGATTCTCACTGTGCTTGCATGACAGTTCTCATAGTACTAGAATAGGGAGCTTTAGGGGCAGAACTTGGGGGGCTGCAGAGATAGAAAGATCTACATCCATCTTTCTGCTTGTCCTTGTCTGTCACTTCCTTATTTTTTGGTGTCTTCTTAGCCACATGAACTAGGTGGGACTACAAAGCAGCAAGATAGGTTTGCATGTGCAGGGCAGGTCCTGGGACTTTGTAGTTGTAGCTCTTATTCCtcttgtttttcatctttctttcacCCAGAGCCAAGGGCAGGGAGAGGCCTGAGAGGATCCTGTTGGTGTCTTCATTGAGGCTGCACAGCAGAAGACCAGGATTCCCTTCCCTCCTCAGTCACTTAGCAGTCAGAGAACTTTGACCAGTTCACTCGGTTTCTCTACTCCTCGGTTACCTCATTTATATCACAGACCTCAGAGCTCCCTGGCCCACTTCATAGAATGGTTGTGAAGGTGGGGGCGATCACACCAGCTCTGAGGTCTGTGCAGATTCGGAGCATTACAGTTGCTCTAGTTGGCCTTAGGAACAGGCTGTCAGGCTGTGGAGATAGGTGTTGGGGTGAGGGCCCAGGCCCTTGCTGTGGCCGTGGCTGCCTGCTCCATCACTACGGTTTCTCAATGTCGCTGCTGCAGGTGCAACACGCAGGACTACATCTGGCACAAGGGGATGCGCTGCGAGTCCATCATCACCGACTTCCAGGTGATGTGCGTGGCCGTGGGCTCAGCTGCCCTCGTCCTGCTCCTGCTCTTCATGATGACGGTGTTCTTCGCCAAGAAGCTCTACCTTCTCAAGACGGAGAACACCAAGCTGCGTAGGACCAAGTGAGTCTGTGTCACTCACCCGTCCACCCAGGTCAGGGTGTGGGAGGCCCCCGACCCTGCTATACCCCTCCAACTGATCCAGGGACTTTGTCCTGAGGGTTTCTGGCACCTGTGCTCCATTCCCAGCTGTTTTGTTGGTGCTAAAGATTCACCCAGGCTCGTCTGTTCCCACACAAAATGTgctggagctgcagcagaggTGAAGCCCCTGTGGCACACTGCCGCTGTCCAGCAGCTTTCCCAAACCCCTGCCCTAGGCATCTGAGAGCCTGCTTTAAAAAGGCAACCAGCATGTAGCTACTCCTCCTCTAGCCCCCAAGTAAGTTACTCAGTCTGTCCACCCTCCTGATAGCCCCTTCTTCCCTGGACTGTGACAGCCAGCAGCCAGTGCGAGATGTCATTCACAATTCTGTGTGGAGGAACTCCATCTCTTTCACATCTGTCATCCAAAACCATCTCCTCCTCGGTGAATGCTGAGGAGaaagtgtttattgagcaccacACTGCATTGGTTTTTGAAAGCTAGTCAAGCCTGTGTCCAATCGGAAGTGCAAGGAACTTAAGGAAATCCTCTTTACCTCTCCTGAAAAGAATATGTGGGGAGAACTAGGTTTAACTTCCTCTACTGTGGATTTTAAGGGCCATATGGGATGTAGAATCTTATTTCAGCTCTTCCCTTAGCAAAGCAGTGACTATTATGTGCATGTGAGAATCAACATGTGTTTGCCTTTAAGCCCGTGCCTTGAACACTAGGATGTGACCTTATACGCTATGAGAGAATTACTCCTATCACTAAGCAAAGTTAGAAAACCTTTTGGAAGTGTCACAGGAGTCACAAAAGGGAGATTGGAGTTCAGCTTCCTTGGGACCCCAAAAACAATTTATGCAGAACTGCACCCACTTCCCTTTCAACCTGTTGCCCCATTAATCCCCCTCCCCTTGACCTGAGACTTCCTCTAGAGAATATGACTGAAGGACTTTCCCTGGGTCCTGGGAAAAGGACAAAACACCATCTGTTTCTCCTTTGCTGGGTAGACTCACACAATGTACAGATGCCagcagctctctgcagcctttcAGCTAACCGCCGCGGGGCTGGTAGGGCCTCTCCATTGTGCCTGTGCACTGAGGCGGGCTGCATCTACGCACGTGATCACTCCAGAAAGACACAGTCCTGGACCCCTGGCTCCTCACGCCTACACCAAGGGGGTGGGTGAGCAGGGGTATCCAGGGGACAGGAGATGGGACTGCTTCAATCACGGCAGTTGCTGATGAGgatggaggagagaaaggaacaaCAGCCAGGGCAGTGAAGAAGCAAGagctgaggccaggtgcaggACACTATTCTAGGGCCTCCTCCTCTAGCCAGCCCTGTGTTTTTCACAGAGCATGGCCCTCTTGTTTCTCCAcatgccttctttctttcccaagcCTGGTTACTGCTTTGATGGTGTGACATGCACCTGGTGCACTGCAGATactgccataatttatttattctaaaatataccttttttcccccacatattaacatctctgaaattggATTGTGTCTTACAATcactggcatcttttttttttaattgagacagggtctcactatgttacccagggtggtcttgaactcctgggctcaagtgatccttccacctcagcctcccaaatagctgtgactacaggcatgcaccactgtgcccagccactggCATCTTATGATCACTGTTGGCCACATGGTAGTTATGATGTAGTGGTAATTCCCCGGCATGCACAAATGGGTTCCTAGCTGTTCATATTGTTGTCAGTCCCTTATCTAAAGTCTAAATGAACTACTTCAAGTATATAAGAAAAgctcagttgggcatggtggctcacgcctataatcccagcactttgggaggccgaggcaggtggatcacgacgggtggatcacaaggtcaggtgttcaagaccagcctggccaagatggtgaaaccccgtctctactaaaaatacaaaaattagctgggtgtggtgatgggcgcctgtagtcccagctactcgggaggctgagccagataatgcttgaacccaggaggtggaggctacagtgagccgagattgtgccactgcactccagcctgggcaacagagcaagattctgtctcaaaaaaacaaaaacaaaaacataaaaaaacctCTAAGGTGTAAGAAAGTATTGGATGATGGTTTAAGTGGtggaagtgtttttattttttcttaatggtaCATCAAATAATGGTGCATCTTATTACAGTCCATGGCATTTGGCTAGatgctgtgactcatgcctgtaatcccaagactttgggaggccaaagcaggagtaCCACCTGAACCCAAGgatttgagtccagcctgagcaacatagcaagacctcatctttacaaaaaaaaaaaaatttgttttaagataatccaggagaggggagggagagcattaggacaaacagccaatgcacgtggggcttaaaacctagatgatgggttgatgggtacagccaACTACCATGACACacgtatacctatataacaaaccgaCATGTTCTGCACTtatatcccggaacttaaagtaaaatttaaaaaaaagataatccgTGGCATTTGATAAAACACAgtatttggccgggcacagtggctcacacctgtaatcctaacactttgggaggctgaggcaggcagattgcttgagctcaggagttcaagatcagcctgggcaacatggtaaaaccccatctctacaaaaattacctgggcatggtggcatgcacctgtagtcccagctacttgggaggctgaggtgggaggatcacttgaacccaggaggtcaaggcacagtgagctgtgattgtgccactgcactcaagcctgggcaacagagtgagactgtctcaaaaagaaaagaaaagaaaagcctttaAAAACCGATAACCAGCACTAGGCACAGTTCTGCACTtaccaataaaatttaaaatactttttttaataaagaaagaaatacagtatttggtttttttgtttgtttgttctttgagatggagtctcgctctgttggcctggctggagtgcagcggcatgatctcggctcactgcaacctctgcctcccaggttcaaatgattctcctgcttcagcctcccaggtagctgggattacaggtgcatgccaccacacccagctaatttttgtatttttagtagagatggggtttcaccatgttcaccaagCTAatctgactcctgacctcaagtgatctgcctgccatagcctcccaaagtgctaggattacaggcgttgagccaccacgcccggccgaaataCAGTATTTGATCCAGAAGCTGAGACATTGTCATGTTTTGTCGTGAttatttcacttacatttttCCTTCACTCTTCTCTCTTAATCAGCAAATTCCGGACCCCAGCTGAACTCCATAATGATAACTTCTCCCTCTCCACCATTGCCGAGGGCTCTCACCCAAATGTAAGGAAACTTTGCAACACTCCCCGTACCTCCTCCCCCCATGCCCGTGCCTTGGCTCACTATGATAACGTTATCTGTCAGGTAACTTGTTTTCTTCACATCTCTCCTCTTATGCATGCTTTGGCCCCTAGCCCATGTCTGGTGTCTATTTCAAAGTATGAAATCCCCAGAGAGCTCTGGAGGTCAGCCTAGGGCAACTGGGTTGGGCAGCAAAGGTGGGAATAAGCACTTGATGATGTATCACTTATTTGACAAGCAGAACTTTAAATAGAaaaggtctttttctttttaaaatttttatagagatgagttctcactgtgttgcccaggctggtctcgaactcctggcctcaagtggtcttcatgtctcagcctcctaaactgctcggattgtaggcgtgagccacctgcctggctGAGAAGATCTTTTTCTAGGATTACTCATGACTTTTTGCTTCATCTATGCTTTAGAAGTCTGattattgtcttattttccttATCAAGGAGAAAGGCTCTGCTTTCACTGCTGAGGAATTTCATGATGGTCAGTGAAGCAAATGATGGTTGCTCTTTGGGATGGGTGGAAAGAGTTCTGTGTCCTTGCTGCTATTTGAAGACCCTAAGAACTGGCAGGGTTATACACAGCTGGTTAGGGCCAAGgcctgaaaaccaaacactggcAGAGCCTTAAGTCTAGGAATAATCCTGTTCTTAGGAGGATGGGCTTATAAATATCAGTTGAAATCCAATAAAAGATCCCAATAGACCATTTTCTAAAGACTGTGGCCTAGTGTATTGCCTGGATTAGACCAGTAAAATACTAGAGAGAATTTCGAAAACAAGGCAGAAACCATCCAAATCCCAAATCGTGCCACATCCAAATCCTAGAATTCTCTATATAATGCAGGTTCCATACTTcaagataaatacatttttacacaGATTATTACACAGATAAACAAGCTAAACTGAGACTGCAGACTGAAGCAATGGAGTTTAAGAAGAAATTTAGAAGACGTTCTTAGAAATCATGGACCCTAGAGTGTCAGACCTCACAGGGGCCTCAGCAATCTAGACCAATACTGTCCAGTGGAACTTTCTGTGAAATAGAAGTGTTCTATATCTGCTCTGTCTACTACAACAGCCACTAGCCACTTGCGGCTGCAGAGCTCTTAAAAGGTAGTTAATGCTACCACATTACACAGTGCAGACctagactcctgggctcaagtgatacccctgcctcagcctcctgagtcactaggactacaggcatgtgccaccacacctggctcattattttaacttttgtaaagacggggttttgccatgttgcccaggctggtctcaaactcctgggctcaagtgatcctcctgccgcagcctcccaaagtgttaggattacaggtgtgagctaccatgactgtcctttttccttttatagatggggaaattgCAGCcccagaaggaggaagagagaataagAGTAAATGTGTGGCCTCATTCACAAAACCCCAGAATAGGAAATCTTGGCCTGGTACAGGAGAAGTAAATGGGTGAATTTAAATATGAAGTAAAAGAGGTAAActtaggataattttttaaagactttgatGTAAAGGGTAGAAAAAGAACAGATTATTTCACTTGGTATGTACCAAGATACAACAAGTAAAGTCAAGATGAACATTATAACCAAGGAAACACTATGTCTTATAAACTGTAAGATTGGTCACCATGTTCATCAACCCACAGAGATGTAGGCACCCTGAGGGCAGGACAGTCTCGCTCGCTCTTCTCGGTGAGCACATTACCCCGCCCTCTTCAGTAACATGC
This window of the Theropithecus gelada isolate Dixy chromosome 2, Tgel_1.0, whole genome shotgun sequence genome carries:
- the CSPG5 gene encoding chondroitin sulfate proteoglycan 5 isoform X4; this translates as MPPASPEATEASGPPSPTPGDNLSPASELPKESPLEVWLNLGGSTPDPQGPEPTYPFQGTLEPQPASDIIDIDYFQGLDGEGRGADLGSFPGSPGTSENHPDTEGETPSWSLLDLYDDFTPFDESDFYPTTSFYDDLDEEEEEEEDDKDAVGGGDLEDENELLVPTGKPGLGPGTGQPNSRWHAVPPQHTLGSVPGSSIALRPRPGEPGRDLASSENGTECRSGFVRHNGSCRSVCDLFPSYCHNGGQCYLVENIGAFCRCNTQDYIWHKGMRCESIITDFQVMCVAVGSAALVLLLLFMMTVFFAKKLYLLKTENTKLRRTNKFRTPAELHNDNFSLSTIAEGSHPNVRKLCNTPRTSSPHARALAHYDNVICQDDPSAPHKIQEALKSCLKEEESFNIQNSMSPKLEGGKGDQADLDVNCLQNNLT
- the CSPG5 gene encoding chondroitin sulfate proteoglycan 5 isoform X5, whose translation is MPPASPEATEASGPPSPTPGDNLSPASELPKESPLEVWLNLGGSTPDPQGPEPTYPFQGTLEPQPASDIIDIDYFQGLDGEGRGADLGSFPGSPGTSENHPDTEGETPSWSLLDLYDDFTPFDESDFYPTTSFYDDLDEEEEEEEDDKDAVGGGDLEDENELLVPTGKPGLGPGTGQPNSRWHAVPPQHTLGSVPGSSIALRPRPGEPGRDLASSENGTECRSGFVRHNGSCRSVCDLFPSYCHNGGQCYLVENIGAFCRCNTQDYIWHKGMRCESIITDFQVMCVAVGSAALVLLLLFMMTVFFAKKLYLLKTENTKLRRTNKFRTPAELHNDNFSLSTIAEGSHPNDDPSAPHKIQEALKSCLKEEESFNIQNSMSPKLEGGKGDQADLDVNCLQNNLT